One window of the Desulfobotulus pelophilus genome contains the following:
- a CDS encoding BRO-N domain-containing protein, whose product MDTAVQVFENREFGQIRIIEKHGEPWFVASDVAKALGYGRPNDAIHQHCKKINKINYGETPYGLNVIPESDLYRLIMRSNLESAENFQDWVVEEVLPTIRRTGAYQIPRNDHPLKILIQQDFWAAECVADMLRVSDDSRLALCYAIYDRHGLDKSVLPQYTEAPRQRMSASALLKKHNVDMSTIKFNQLMVNNGMLEERERTGASGAVRKIKNLTDLGLAFGENMVSPQNPRETQPMYYEDAFEDLLMTLTMGKSQEP is encoded by the coding sequence ATGGATACAGCGGTACAGGTTTTTGAAAACCGGGAATTTGGGCAGATACGGATTATTGAAAAGCACGGGGAACCGTGGTTTGTGGCTTCCGACGTTGCAAAGGCGCTGGGATATGGGAGGCCAAACGACGCAATCCATCAGCACTGTAAAAAAATCAATAAAATCAATTACGGTGAAACACCGTATGGCCTGAACGTGATCCCGGAATCCGATCTGTACAGGCTTATAATGAGATCGAACCTTGAATCGGCTGAAAATTTTCAGGATTGGGTGGTTGAAGAAGTCCTCCCCACCATCCGTCGCACCGGGGCATATCAGATCCCCCGAAACGACCACCCCCTCAAAATCCTGATCCAGCAGGATTTTTGGGCCGCGGAATGTGTTGCCGACATGCTCCGGGTTTCCGATGACTCCCGGCTGGCCCTTTGTTATGCCATCTATGACCGCCATGGTCTGGATAAATCTGTACTGCCCCAGTACACGGAAGCACCCCGCCAGCGCATGTCCGCATCGGCCCTTTTAAAAAAACACAACGTGGACATGAGCACCATCAAATTTAATCAGCTCATGGTGAACAACGGGATGCTGGAGGAGCGGGAGCGCACCGGAGCCAGTGGGGCGGTCAGAAAAATCAAGAACCTCACGGATCTGGGTTTGGCTTTCGGTGAGAATATGGTTTCCCCGCAAAACCCCAGAGAAACCCA